The following DNA comes from Bos indicus x Bos taurus breed Angus x Brahman F1 hybrid chromosome 5, Bos_hybrid_MaternalHap_v2.0, whole genome shotgun sequence.
GGTCTCAATGTGTGGCTAAACCTGACCTGAACAGACAGGAGGCTTTTGATAGCTTATGTATCCCACTTAGTGTGCCCATTCATTTCCCTGCAGAAATATTCATGTGTTTAACTATAGGGGGACTTTGCTGGGAGTATGATGGAACACACAGTATATATTCCGTTGTCACCTTGGTAAAGCTGGAAAAATTCTGACTTCTGGCCCACATCTGGGATAAGGATCCATGGACATGCAGCTTCCATTTCTTGCATGCTTTGTGTGTGTTCGCTGCCGAGCTAAGGACcagtctcatttaattttcacaaacaaCCCAATGCAATAGGCGCCATCATTATCACTTAGCTGACTGAGGTTAAGTAAGTAGCTCAAAGCCTCGGGGCTGGTgtagtggcagagccagaattccAGCCCAGGAAGCTGCTTCCATTCTAGCAGGCACCCCTCCGCCACCCACCACATATCAGGGAGCTGGGAAGTCCAAGTGGGAGGGGATGGTGTCATTCAGTAAGAAAGGTGAAGAGATGCAAACACATGCTGGTTAGGCAAAGGATCCATATTCTCAAGACAGTTTCTGGCTACTGCTAGGCCCCTCCCCACAGCCAATAATGCTGGCCTCCCAGGGCTGGTCCCTCCCCAGTCTGAACGTACTGTGTGTTTTCCCAGAGGTGCCCGGCCGTGACTCCACTGCTGCGTCTGTGATCCCGGGTGGGCAGGACTCCTGGGTCCCTGTGCTCTCAGCGGCTCCTTCAGGCTCCTCTCCCGGCTCCTGTTGCCCCAGGTGATGTTCAACCATCATCTGGAGCTCTGGGGGCGAAGAGAAAGGGGGAGAGCATTGGACGAGACTGCCCTGTCTCCTCTGTGGACCCTCAGCTTCGACAGCTCCACTAGAGGGCCAGTGCACACGGCCTGTGTGGTTTGACTTTCCTGTTCAAGGAAGGACATTCATTGGCCAATAAGGAGGGACTAAAGCTAGACAATAAAATGTACTTTCTTCAAAGCtgagagaggggaaggggagagccTTTAAGAACAAAAGATCCTCCTGACTTGCTGGGATACCTAGTCTCCCTGTGGGCAGGAGAAAAGACTCCATTTAGATTCAAGAAAAATTTGAGTACCTTCTCTGCTGTGCACTgtgctgagtgacttcacatactTTACTTAATGGCCAAAGTGAGGTAGTATTCAGGGGCCCTGGAGGTTAAGCGGGTTCTCCCAGGCTCCCCAGCTAGtcggtggcagagctggaatgcagcacctgcccccccccccccccccccccccgcctcccccgTCCCCCAGGCTCCAGCAACTCTCCTTTCGCAAAGGCAGGTTTAATGATTTCCCAAGGATCCTTCCAAAGGGATGTCGTCCTGGCTACTGCTCAGCATCAGGTGTGGCGGGGAAGGGTTTTCCGAACCTTTCATTGTGGGTGTGGTCCTCGTCGCCTTCTTCCGTTGCCGTGGAGACATGGACAAAGTGGGCTGTGAAGGGCGCAGGGCACAGGTGGGCGCCCACCCTTTTCGCCCTCCCCTCTGCCTTGCCATGCTTGTAGATGGAGACTGGGGAGGCGTGGGCTTCAGAAAGTGGGGGGAAGGAAACTCTTGCTTCCCCAGCCCCTACCCTGCCCATGATGGTGAGCAAGAAGACTGTGTTGGGGGAATGCAGGGGACTGAGTGTGCACCTCCACTCAAGAAGAACATGTGAAGGGCACAAGCAGCGGGGAGACAAAAGGTCCTGCAGGTGGGGGGCAGTGGCTGGAGGCATAATCCTCTAATAAGTCTGGGGGTTCTCTGCACTGGGCTGAGCGGGAGGGGCCAGCTCACCTTGAGAAGTGGGTTGGGGATCCGGTCTTCATCTACCtctgagggaaggagggagaggagaaagtGATGGGGATGGGAGATCCAGAGGGGCCCTGGGCAGTCTGACTTCTCAAGGGGAGGAGCCCCTGCAATCACCTCCCTTGTGATTGGTCTCTCACATCTGCCCCTAGGAAGCTGGTCCTGATGGgctgccctggcctcctccctccagccccatccTGCTCTGCCGGTTGGCTTTATCTCCTGCTTCTAGTCTGGTCCTTGTCTCTGTAGTTAGCCTGCATCTACATCCTTGCCTCAAACCTGGAGGTTCCTGAAGGCAGGCTTTGTGGTCCTTCTGCTCTTTTCCTCCTGAAGTAtccatctctgcctccttccAACCGTTCTCCCTACCCTGGATCGAGAATTGGACCGAGCAGAGGAGAGAACGGCAAACTTGTCCTGTACAGGACAATCCCTTTAAGTAGTTGGAGGGAAGTTGGAGGCTCAGGCATCCAGATTGCCAGTTGGGCTTCTGAGCGTCACTGTCTCTCTTCCACTCTCCCGCCAGCGCCCCTGACATTCTCTGAGACCTTGCTGTCTCTCCAGACCTGGATGGGGACACTGGTGACCAGAATGCCAGCTGCTCCCTAAGCTGTTTCTAACCTTCCCGTCCCCTCTGGGGGCTGTGAAAATAGCTGATGGAGGCAGTCCCTCCCCCTCACAGCTGTCACCGCCTCTGGGGATGGGGGCAGCGGCCTCTTGGTTGCTGGAGAAACCTGGAAGGCTGTTGCCGCAGCAACCAGCACTCCACTGACCACCCCAACTGCTGGGGGGCTTAGGAACCAAGTGGTCTCCTGCTCAGTCTTTCCAAAGCAGAGGATACCCTCCTGCTAATCCAGCTGCTACTTTCGTGCCTCCGGGACCGACCAGACCTCTGGCTCCTCAGACCTGCCCTGCTATCTATCTAGCACCCACCTTCTCTCACTGGCACCTAGCTGTCTTCAGCAGCCCCCACTCCCTTTAGTGACCCATCCTGGGGTTTACCTGGGGACGACTGGTCACTGGTCAGCACaagggtggcaggggtggggcggCGCCTCCGGATCTGAGAGAAGAGGTCAAGTACACGTGGAAGCGTCATGGCCCCACGCACACTCAGCAACATAATCCACACCACCCACTTAGCACGCCACATTACACTGAACCCTCGATCCCTGGGGGGCATTCTTGGGCCCTCCCTCTGCCCCGGGGACCCAGAAGACCTCCCCCACTCTTTGCTGCTCCCCCCAGccccctttctgtctctgtatctcCCCAGGTCCTGGCCCAGCTCTCCATCTCAGCATCTATATCTGTGCTAATGCATTGATCTCCAGCCCATTGTCCTTCCGTCCATCCTGGATCAATGGTCAGAAATAACCCGAGAGGGAAGAAAGCATTGCCCTCAGTGTCCCAGCCCACTCCCCAAAAGGACATGAACCTGTTGTGGGCCAGCACCAGTGGAGAGCACCTCTCCGGCCCCACCCAGCCTGGGAGGGCAGCACAGAGAAGGCAGGTCTGATCTGAATGCGCCTTCTTCTGGCCTgtgcccctccctccctcatttCCTCTCTATCTTTGGACACACTGCCTTTCTGATTTGTCAGGAAATAACGGTCTGGAGAAATCCTTGTCATGGTAAATATCATATGAGGAGGAGCCTGAGGCAGGACCATGGCCAGGGACTAAAGCTAAGCTGAAAAATCTTATCCTGGGCTCCCAGGTCCCAGTCTAAGAAATTAACAGATAAGAGCTGATTGACTGCTAGGCTTCTG
Coding sequences within:
- the PPP1R1A gene encoding protein phosphatase 1 regulatory subunit 1A isoform X1, coding for MEQDHSPRKIQFTVPLLEPHLDPEAAEQIRRRRPTPATLVLTSDQSSPEVDEDRIPNPLLKPTLSMSPRQRKKATRTTPTMKELQMMVEHHLGQQEPGEEPEGAAESTGTQESCPPGITDAAVESRPGTSGKTHKPAESIPNTQERGGEKPSTEGPSIQ
- the PPP1R1A gene encoding protein phosphatase 1 regulatory subunit 1A isoform X2, yielding MEQDHSPRKIQFTVPLLEPHLDPEAAEQIRRRRPTPATLVLTSDQSSPEVDEDRIPNPLLKKATRTTPTMKELQMMVEHHLGQQEPGEEPEGAAESTGTQESCPPGITDAAVESRPGTSGKTHKPAESIPNTQERGGEKPSTEGPSIQ